The following proteins are co-located in the Bacillus pumilus genome:
- the yaaA gene encoding S4 domain-containing protein YaaA yields MPNPITIETEMITLGQFLKLAEVIQSGGMAKWFLSEHEVFINQEPDNRRGRKLYPGDVVEIEGYGTFQVVK; encoded by the coding sequence ATGCCTAATCCTATAACCATTGAAACAGAAATGATTACATTAGGGCAGTTTTTGAAATTAGCCGAAGTCATCCAATCTGGCGGAATGGCGAAATGGTTTTTAAGTGAACATGAGGTGTTCATTAATCAAGAGCCAGATAATAGACGGGGACGTAAATTATACCCAGGAGATGTTGTCGAGATTGAAGGTTATGGCACATTTCAAGTTGTGAAGTAG
- the recF gene encoding DNA replication/repair protein RecF (All proteins in this family for which functions are known are DNA-binding proteins that assist the filamentation of RecA onto DNA for the initiation of recombination or recombinational repair.): protein MYIQSLALTSYRNYEHTELHFDNKVNVMIGENAQGKTNLMEAIYVLSMAKSHRTSNDKELIRWDEDYAKIEGRVIKKNGPLPMQLVISKKGKKGKVNHIEQQKLSHYVGALNTIMFAPEDLSLVKGSPQIRRRFLDMEIGQVSAVYLHDLSLYQKILSQRNHYLKQLQTRKQTDQAMLEVLTEQLIDAAAKVVKRRLTFTKQLEKWAQPLHFGISRELETLTLQYQTAIEVSEASDLSKIKNSYEESFQKLRDREIDRGVTLWGPHRDDLLFFVNGRDVQTYGSQGQQRTTALSLKLAEIDLIHEEIGEYPILLLDDVLSELDDYRQSHLLHTIQGRVQTFVTTTSVEGIDHATLKEAEIFRVASGKVID, encoded by the coding sequence ATGTACATTCAAAGTCTGGCGTTAACCTCATACCGAAACTATGAACACACCGAACTTCATTTCGACAATAAGGTCAATGTCATGATCGGTGAGAACGCCCAAGGTAAAACGAACTTGATGGAAGCGATCTATGTATTGTCTATGGCAAAGTCTCATCGTACGTCAAATGATAAAGAACTTATCCGATGGGACGAAGACTATGCTAAAATAGAAGGTAGAGTCATCAAAAAAAACGGTCCACTCCCAATGCAGCTCGTGATCTCAAAAAAAGGAAAAAAGGGAAAGGTCAATCACATTGAACAACAGAAACTTAGTCATTATGTTGGTGCTTTAAACACCATCATGTTTGCACCAGAGGATCTGAGCCTTGTGAAAGGCAGCCCGCAAATTCGCAGAAGATTCCTCGACATGGAGATTGGACAAGTTTCTGCTGTCTATTTGCATGATTTATCGCTCTATCAAAAAATCCTCTCTCAGCGAAATCATTACTTGAAACAATTGCAAACAAGAAAGCAAACGGATCAAGCGATGCTGGAGGTTTTAACAGAGCAGTTGATTGATGCGGCAGCGAAAGTTGTCAAAAGACGACTTACTTTTACGAAACAGCTTGAAAAATGGGCGCAGCCGTTGCATTTTGGAATTTCTAGAGAGCTAGAAACACTCACGCTCCAATACCAGACAGCGATAGAGGTATCAGAAGCGTCAGACTTGTCGAAAATAAAGAATAGCTATGAAGAATCGTTTCAGAAACTAAGAGACAGAGAAATAGACCGAGGGGTGACACTGTGGGGACCTCACAGAGATGACCTTCTTTTCTTTGTGAATGGTCGGGATGTTCAGACATATGGCTCTCAAGGGCAGCAAAGAACAACAGCTCTTTCACTAAAACTTGCAGAAATTGATCTGATCCATGAAGAAATCGGTGAATACCCAATTCTTCTACTCGATGATGTTTTATCTGAACTTGATGATTATAGACAGTCTCATTTGCTCCATACCATTCAGGGACGTGTACAGACCTTCGTCACGACAACAAGTGTTGAAGGCATCGATCACGCTACCCTGAAAGAAGCGGAAATTTTCAGAGTAGCCAGTGGAAAAGTAATTGACTGA
- the remB gene encoding extracellular matrix regulator RemB, whose amino-acid sequence MYIHLGDDCVVSTREIVAIVDYKMRSSSVVEEFLKKQEEQIISLSQGTPKSIVVTTKSVYYSPLSSSTLKKRASFVIEIEV is encoded by the coding sequence TTGTATATTCATTTAGGTGATGATTGTGTTGTTTCTACACGAGAGATTGTCGCAATTGTTGATTACAAAATGAGGTCATCTTCTGTTGTAGAGGAATTTCTTAAAAAACAAGAGGAACAAATCATTTCGTTGTCACAAGGGACACCCAAATCCATCGTCGTCACAACTAAATCTGTGTATTACTCTCCTCTTTCCTCAAGCACGCTCAAAAAACGTGCTTCATTTGTGATTGAAATTGAAGTCTAA